From Maylandia zebra isolate NMK-2024a linkage group LG11, Mzebra_GT3a, whole genome shotgun sequence, one genomic window encodes:
- the tnfrsf1a gene encoding tumor necrosis factor receptor superfamily member 1A isoform X2: MEALRHRGQRSKKASFGTLLCLMCMFITTLASLPESQEVNKNCKPDEFHTEDGICCNKCSPGFKLQEKCHGPKERSTCTQCPGGQYLEFMNYSPNCLPCRTCKALKNEIQVSPCLGNQNTKCRCKYGYYKIRIDSETFDCRRCKTCKADEVEMQKCTPDNNTVCRCKDNYYKDNGKCKLCESCSPQCNHLCSKPTIATSKENTPNESDSFVSIIAGAGAGILVLMVSVVLMTYVITKRQTKKRLLRSSQRSDTSQESCEVLVKSEEHLETIVTEVPQTSVAQVETSKLPDCVPLEINLSELIYAVLDLVPVVQVKQLVRCLGVTDTEIEQAEMDHRSCREAHYQMLRVWALHSGGGGRGGMLHRPLFNELLEKLRNMHLGKAAEELETKYGIQ; the protein is encoded by the exons ATGGAGGCCCTTCGGCACAGAGGACAGAGGAGTAAAAAAGCCTCTTTTGGCACCTTACTTTGCCTGATG TGCATGTTCATCACCACTTTGGCATCGTTACCAGAGTCACAGGAAGTTAATAAGAACTGTAAACCTGACGAGTTTCACACTGAAGATGGAATATGTTGCAACAAATGCAGTCCAG GTTTTAAGCTTCAAGAAAAATGTCATGGTCCCAAAGAGAGATCAACCTGCACACAGTGTCCGGGAGGACAGTACTTAGAATTTATGAACTACTCCCCCAACTGCCTACCTTGCAGAACCTGCAAAG ctttaaagaatGAAATCCAGGTGTCGCCATGTTTAGGAAACCAGAACACTAAGTGTCGATGTAAATATGGATATTACAAGATTAGAATTGACAGCGAAACCTTTGATTGTCGCAGATGTAAAACGTGCAAAGCCGATGAAGTGGAAATGCAGAAAT GTACACCAGATAATAACACTGTGTGCAGATGTAAGGACAATTACTACAAAGACAACGGCAAGTGCAAACTGTGCGAGAG TTGCTCTCCTCAGTGCAACCACTTGTGTTCAAAACCCACAATAG CTACTTCAAAAGAAAATACGCCCAATGAATCGGACTCTTTTGTCAGTATAATTgctggagctggagctggaATATTAGTGTTGATGGTGTCGGTGGTTTTAATGACGTACGTGATCACGAAACGACAAACCAAAAAAAGGCTACTACGGTCCTCCCAGCGATCTGACACTTCCCAGGAATCTTGTGAG GTCTTGGTGAAGAGTGAGGAACATTTGGAGACCATTGTGACAGAGGTTCCTCAGACTTCTGTGGCCCAAGTGGAGACGTCCAAACTGCCTGACTGTGTCCCGCTGGAAATCAATC TCTCTGAGCTGATCTATGCCGTCCTGGATCTGGTACCTGTGGTGCAGGTGAAGCAGCTGGTGCGTTGTCTTGGTGTGACTGATACAGAGATTGAACAAGCAGAGATGGATCACCGATCCTGCCGGGAGGCTCACTACCAGATGCTGCGGGTGTGGGCCTTACATTCAGGTGGAGGAGGACGAGGTGGAATGCTGCACAGGCCACTGTTCAATGAATTAttagaaaaactaagaaatatGCACCTGGGGAAAGCAGCTGAGGAACTGGAGACAAAATATGGCATTCAGTAA
- the tnfrsf1a gene encoding tumor necrosis factor receptor superfamily member 1A isoform X1, producing MEALRHRGQRSKKASFGTLLCLMCMFITTLASLPESQEVNKNCKPDEFHTEDGICCNKCSPGFKLQEKCHGPKERSTCTQCPGGQYLEFMNYSPNCLPCRTCKALKNEIQVSPCLGNQNTKCRCKYGYYKIRIDSETFDCRRCKTCKADEVEMQKCTPDNNTVCRCKDNYYKDNGKCKLCESCSPQCNHLCSKPTIATSKENTPNESDSFVSIIAGAGAGILVLMVSVVLMTYVITKRQTKKRLLRSSQRSDTSQESCEQVLVKSEEHLETIVTEVPQTSVAQVETSKLPDCVPLEINLSELIYAVLDLVPVVQVKQLVRCLGVTDTEIEQAEMDHRSCREAHYQMLRVWALHSGGGGRGGMLHRPLFNELLEKLRNMHLGKAAEELETKYGIQ from the exons ATGGAGGCCCTTCGGCACAGAGGACAGAGGAGTAAAAAAGCCTCTTTTGGCACCTTACTTTGCCTGATG TGCATGTTCATCACCACTTTGGCATCGTTACCAGAGTCACAGGAAGTTAATAAGAACTGTAAACCTGACGAGTTTCACACTGAAGATGGAATATGTTGCAACAAATGCAGTCCAG GTTTTAAGCTTCAAGAAAAATGTCATGGTCCCAAAGAGAGATCAACCTGCACACAGTGTCCGGGAGGACAGTACTTAGAATTTATGAACTACTCCCCCAACTGCCTACCTTGCAGAACCTGCAAAG ctttaaagaatGAAATCCAGGTGTCGCCATGTTTAGGAAACCAGAACACTAAGTGTCGATGTAAATATGGATATTACAAGATTAGAATTGACAGCGAAACCTTTGATTGTCGCAGATGTAAAACGTGCAAAGCCGATGAAGTGGAAATGCAGAAAT GTACACCAGATAATAACACTGTGTGCAGATGTAAGGACAATTACTACAAAGACAACGGCAAGTGCAAACTGTGCGAGAG TTGCTCTCCTCAGTGCAACCACTTGTGTTCAAAACCCACAATAG CTACTTCAAAAGAAAATACGCCCAATGAATCGGACTCTTTTGTCAGTATAATTgctggagctggagctggaATATTAGTGTTGATGGTGTCGGTGGTTTTAATGACGTACGTGATCACGAAACGACAAACCAAAAAAAGGCTACTACGGTCCTCCCAGCGATCTGACACTTCCCAGGAATCTTGTGAG CAGGTCTTGGTGAAGAGTGAGGAACATTTGGAGACCATTGTGACAGAGGTTCCTCAGACTTCTGTGGCCCAAGTGGAGACGTCCAAACTGCCTGACTGTGTCCCGCTGGAAATCAATC TCTCTGAGCTGATCTATGCCGTCCTGGATCTGGTACCTGTGGTGCAGGTGAAGCAGCTGGTGCGTTGTCTTGGTGTGACTGATACAGAGATTGAACAAGCAGAGATGGATCACCGATCCTGCCGGGAGGCTCACTACCAGATGCTGCGGGTGTGGGCCTTACATTCAGGTGGAGGAGGACGAGGTGGAATGCTGCACAGGCCACTGTTCAATGAATTAttagaaaaactaagaaatatGCACCTGGGGAAAGCAGCTGAGGAACTGGAGACAAAATATGGCATTCAGTAA